DNA sequence from the Coturnix japonica isolate 7356 chromosome 3, Coturnix japonica 2.1, whole genome shotgun sequence genome:
CCCCCCGCCGTGCGGAGCTGGGCGGCAGCCAGCACGGCTATTTTAAGCCCCGTCCTGCGCCTGCGGACGAGAGCCTGAGCCGCGGATCCCGCTCGGGCTCCCGGCCCCGGCAACTTCCCCTTTTTGGCCAGCGCTGGCGCACAGCAGTATCTGCACGAGCcgcttcttcctcttcctcacaGCCAGGAACCGAAGGCTGGAGCCAGCACggcccaggcagcagctgccctgcccagcagctgcgGGAGCAGCCCGGGTGTCCGTGCGATGAGCCGAGCTGGGGCACACCACGGGACCCAGTTCCTCGGGGGGTGCCAGGCACCGAGCCCAGCCCTGACAGCCGCTTCacagaatcaatcacagaatgacccgggttggaagggacctcaaggatcatgtagttccaacccccctgcctggcagggccaccaaacatacacctttacaagatcaggttgcccagggccccgtccaacctggtcttgaacacctccaaggacggggcatccacagcctccctgggcagcctgttccagggcctaaccactctcctagtaaagaacaTCCCTCTAACATTCCCCAGCAGGCACCGCCACCCTCCTTGGCGAGGCCCCAGAGCCCCGCTGCAGGCTGCATGAAGAAGCTCCCAGACCAAATGTCTATCggttttttaataaaaacaacccTCCCACCCATTCCTGTACTGCGTGTGGGGAGCACCCTGTGCCACTAAGGGAAGCCGGGGTGCAGTGCAGCTTCCCCCCAGGGAGGGGGCGAGCGGTGTGAGCTGGTGCTGAGAGCAGACATGGTGCGAGGAGGGCACCTGAGAGGAGGAGAACGGACAGGCTGCAGGTCACTCCTTCTTCCCAAAGAACTTCTTGAAGACAGATTTGTTCTTGGGGCGAGGGATCTTCTCCGCTAGCACGTCCTGTGGGCTCCCCGGCCGGGCCACGAAGGAGTGGCAGCGTGCCCTGGGCATGGCTGCTGCTTGCTCACTGATGTACAGCGTGACCGAGTAGCTGCTTCCAGCCTCCGGCGGCTCCTGGGGCACGGCCACGGGCACGATCTTCTGGTAGGTGGCTGTGGGAGGGAGCAGTGAGCGGGGATGGGGATACCAGCTGGGGCAGGTGACTGCAGGACAAGGGCACTGGTGCCATCTCCTGGCAGTGACAGCCAAGCCAGCACCTACCCCCAGAGCTTCGGCCTGGTTCAAGGTGCAGAAGATGCCTCCTGGTGGGACAGGTGACCCACCCCACCACCTCTGCCACTCCAACCAATGCCTATGGGTGGGATGGGGActgctgggcagggctgccccacacgTGTGCACTGCCATACCTGATGTGAAGGAGTAGGATCTCCGCTTGTTGGCCACCAGCCCGTAGTCATCGTCTGGGCAGCTGTTGTCCCACAGCCCAGGGGACATCCTGGGTGACCACTGCTGTTCCCTGGACCCAGCTGCATGGCTGGCGGCCCCACAGACAtcctctgaagcagaaaaaagacaCGTTGGGGGAGCAAGACACCTGGGAGATGCACACTCAAGTGGAAACATGCTCTATAAGAGCGAGTTGCCTTGACTCAAATGCAAGACACCGACACAACACTGTGACACAAGCCAAGGCACCTCAGGACAACCTGGTACCACCCccaaagagcacagagaaaCCCACTGGTATCCCCAGGCAGGGAACTGTTCCTTCTCATCCCCATTCCTTGGCAAGAGACCCTGGGACTCCTCACCCACTCCCCACCGCCTTCCAGCCTGATCTGCAGACTACAGCTTCCTCCAGGGCTGTTCCCTTCACAGCCCTCAGAGCTGCGCAGAGGAGGCAGGGGGCGCTGCGTGCAGGGCTGTATGTGGGCAACAAGTGGGGGAGACTCTATGGGCCCTGGATGTAGGAGACCATCAAGGTAAGGAAGTCACCTGCTGCCACTGTCCCATCGGATGGGCCATCTTGGGTGCCCAGCGGCTGTTGCAGACGGGTGTTGGAGCGGGGCAGCACCACGATCTCCGGGCTCTTGGCAGTCATGGCCTGGTGGTGTCCCTGCAGGTGGGGGCTCCCGGGGCTGGGCACCTTGTTGAACCTGGAAAGGAGCAGAGATGTACCAGGTAGGCTTGATGGAGCTCAAAGCTTCTATGGAAGGGCCAAGGGGAAGAAGCAGCTAGTACCCACTGACCCAAAGTGCCTAATGGCACACTACTGCCATGGTGTGGGTTGCCAGATGCAGTGAGCGGAGAGCAGCACCCACCATCAAGCACAGCGCAGAGCCGCCCCAGGAGTTGGCTGGCCCCTGGCTACTCaccccccagcagccctggggctctCGATGCACTGTGTCGCTGCCTGAAAGTAATCCACTTCAGGGAAACCTGGTGAGCAGCAAACAGCACGTTGGGGCACAGAGGCACTAATCAGCAGCCAGGGATGCACTCTGGCTGTCCCCATCCTGCCAGCTCCAAGGGCTGTAGGCAGGGTGCCTGCTCCTCATGCCCACCCAGGGGCCACTCACCTGagttctgctgcagcttggagACCCATTCATCCAtgaggggctgggagggggccCTCAGGAGATACTCGGAGCCATCCCGCAGCCTGGGAGAGGAGAATAAGTCAACAGCAAGACCAGCACGCCTTGCAGATGGATGCCATCTCTGTACTCACTGCAGCCTAAAGCAGTTGGTCTTCTTCATATACTCGGTGTCTGGTGTGCAGATGGCTCCGGAGAGGTTCAGGGGAAGGGCCACCACAGAGCTCTGCACCacagggagggcagcagcagaggtgagaCATGCAGCATTCAGTTCCCTGAGTGGGGAAAGGTTCCCCCCTCTccacagcccacagcactgTACCTTGATGCTGTCTCTGCGGTCCTGGTAGAAGCACAGCGTCTGCCTCATCAGCACGGCATGGAAGAGGCCCCAGGTACGGCAGCTCGCCTGTAGGATGCGGGTGGGGATGGCTGTGATGTGGAGTGGctgctcaccccacagcctCAAGCCCCAGCACCCCACTCCTAAAGCAGCCATACCTTTCTGCCGCCCGCCTGCAGCACGTGCTTCCTTTCCAGCGTCCCCTCCATCATCTGGAACTCCACTCTCCCAGGGGCAGCCTGCAAGCAGATCAGAGCAGCacctggtgaagctgtgctggctcagCCCAGGGCAGattcccagcccagcactgacctTGCTGCCCTCTCTCTCATCTTCCCGCTGCCTGTGTCGATCCCACACGCTGGGGCTGTCCAAGGGGGCTGTGGACGATGGCTCTTCCAAGCATGGGGTGACCCCATGGCTCTTCTCCGCAGGCgggctgtgcaggagctgggcGGCACTGGGCAGGGTGAACTTGGCCACCAGCACGTTGTTGGCTGCTGAGAGGATGAGGGGCCCGCCAGAGGTGTCggagctgggggggctgcaTGCTGTGTGGCTGGGTGCCCGCCGCTCACCCGCCCCATCCCAGatggcctgcagctcctcctcctcctcctcaaaCTGCCCGTGGGGAGGGTGACACACCTTGGATCCCAGCGCCGGGctggggggctgcggggggccCAGTGCCCACTCAAAGACAGAGAGCTGGGTGGGGGCAGCAGGGGAAGTACAGGCAGCGCTGAGGactgctcctgccctgcccgCGGTACCGGTGGGGGATGGCCCTGGTTCCAGCCGAGCAGCTTCGCGATGCCTGGTCCCGCTGCCAGGGCTGCCATCCCGGTACGAGCGGGTGGCCAACATGTCCCACTCCCGGCTGCTGACATGGGCTGGCCGGCTTGGCCTAGAGTCCAGGATTCcctcaccagcactgctgggttGCCGCGGGCTGCCGTGCTCCTCCAGGCTCCAGGCCTTGTGACGGCCATAGCTGGGGTTGAAGCTCACCTCTTCAAACCACGTTCCTTGCTCGCCCTTAGGAGTCTTCCCCAGATCTTGACTCTGTCCCCCCgtgccctcctcctgctgcctggcCTTGCAGctgggctgccagagctgcaCTCCCGTGCCCTGCCTCTCCTCCCGTGCTGATGCGTCCCGGAGGCACCCCAGGTCCTTGGGCAGCTCCAGGCTCAGCACGGAGCCCAGAGCAAGCTGGGGACACGTGGGTTTCGACCCTGGGGAGATGCAACGGGGCTGGGGGTGCCTGGGGGCCGCCCCGCACTCAGCATCTATGTCCCGTACCAGGGGGTTCTTCACgtagagcagcagctccccgagaggggggctgggggctgcccccGCCGCCTTCCTGCGGCCACACTTGAGAGGCCATGTGTTGGTGGGGCCACGTCGCTCCTcaggtgggggctgcagggagctggagccCATGATGCCCTGCAGTGTCAGCAGCCGTGCCTGCTCAGCCCTCGCCCGCTCCCTCCGCTGCAGGCTGTTGAAGAGGGACCCAGCCCCAGCTTTGGGCAGGGTGTGTGAAGATGGTGATGTaccagtgctgggtgctggtgggCGGCAGGATGCGGCAGGTGGTCGCTTTGCTGGCTGCGGTGTGCTGGAActcttcctggctttctccccaTAGCTCTCCTCCTGTGGTGCCTGTGGACACAAAGGAGCAGGCGGGTGAGGGCTGTGCTCCCAAAACACTTGCACAGCGCTGGGCACAGCACATTGTAGGCAGCAGCTCGGCCTGGAGgagctgtggcacagcagggcagcataGACCTAGAGCGGGTGGGTTCACACCATGCAGCCACTGCCCCACATGCAGCCTTCCCGGGCTGTTACCTCTTCCAGCAGCTGGTGAGGCAGCTTTCTCTTTCGCTTTAAACTACCCCAAGTGTTTCCTAAAAGCCCCTGGCAACGCTTCCAAAGGGTTTTAGAGCCCGAGGATTTAgtggcagggagctgagcagcaggagaaagaTAGAGAGAGGTGAGGGAAGTGCGAGGTGAGGAGCTTTAGCCAAGGGAGTGCAGACAAGCGGGTGGCACAAGCTCGTCCTCAGCCCTTGGGAATCACTCAGAATGCAGCAGACTTAGGCCTGGGGACAACCCAACCAGGTGCTGCCATGGGAGACACCCTATGAGCCCCCGGCACAGCTCCCCATGGTCCTGCACTTATGGTGCAGCCCCACGTACCGTCCTTGGAGCCTCCTCAATCTGCACCTTCTTCTTCTCACCCTTCTTGCTGATGCTTAGGATCAAGTTGACAGTTCCTCCCAGCCCACTGGGGCCCcgtggtggcagcagcagcgtAGAGGTCTCAGAGGAATCCCAGGCCAGAGCCTCTTCAGGGGGTCCCAAGTTGCTAAGTTCCCCCCAGCTCTCCTCCCCTCTCAGTGGCATGTCTGAGACAGGCAATGCTGGAAGGGAGCCCGCTGCTCCCACCAGCACCTGTGGCTCTGGACCTGGCACAGGtgtggggagggagcagagTGTGATCCTGTCTTGGCTGAGGATGCTCTCCTGAGCACACGGGGCACACTGCTCCTGGGGATTAAATGGAAAGAGACGGTAGAGTAAAGGTTGCTCTGTTTCAAGACAAtcctccccttgtcctgcctGAAGCACCAGGTGTCCCAGGCCATGACACATTCATCATCTATTTCTGTGCCACCGGCTCCACCCAGAGCTCTCAGTGCAGCTGGGTGCTCACCTGTCCAGCAGGGGATGCTCTCAAGGGGCTCTCTGGATCCTTCCTGTCCTCCTGCTTGTTCCCAGTGTCCCGCTGATGCCTCTGCGCTCGCCAGCgcaccagcacccagcccagcatgctctgcagctcctccaggcgCTCTTGGATCTGTGAGGATGGAAAGGAGGCTCTGGGTGGCTTGCAGGGACCCTGTACCATTCACCAGGCTCCGTGCCCACAGCCTGCTCTCTCCTCCGGGTCTGCTCCAGCAGGATGCTGAGAGGCTGCCCACCACTTACCATTGCACTCAAGTTGTGCTCCTcagccaccagctgctgccctgcagctgccagcttcTCAAACTCCTTCAGCTTCCCCTCgattttcctttccagctccTCACACTGGGGCTCCAGGAGACCATGGCTGCTTGGGCTCTCTGAGAAGATCTGAGCCCGCGTGTCCTCTGTCCAGGAGCTGAGGGCACAGGAAGAATAGGCTAAGGTACAGACCAGCTCAGCCCTAGGGAAGCCATTCCTGACCTGTCCTCATCTCCTAGCGGATGTGGTTTCTAATCATATAAAGTATCCCAAAAGCTGCCGGTGGCTGTTCCTCAGCTGAGCTGAGTGACATGAGATCTTATAAATGATGTCTTGGCCCCTGACTCTGGTTCCAGTACTGCTTACATACATGTCAGCATCCCCAACTCTGGCAACATCAGACAGTCAGCACCACTGCCACAAAGGTAAcccccagcagctcactgcCACTTACATCATGGCCAAGTAATCCCTGAAGAAGTGCCGCAGCTGACCAGCCTGCTGCACGTGGGCACGggtctcctgcagcagctcctgcagctctgcccacagctgcagcgTGCGCTGCGCCTCCCGGCCAATGGGGCACAGATGTGCAGGGCAGAGCTCTTGCAAGCGGGAAGctttcttctccagctcctccagcttcCCCTGCAGGCCCTCTGACACCTCACGCTGGAGACCAGAGAGAAAAAGTGATTTAGGATGTTTAGCGTGACATAGTAATGAACTCCCAACTCGTAGCCTCAGCACGAGATCCACTTTACGTGCTGGTTAGAATGCACCCAACCCATCCCATTTCCCACTGCACAAAAAGGCTGGGGCAGTGCTACTCTCTGCAGCCAGGATGGGCTCTCCTGCACCTTGTGATGCAGGGATGGAGAGGAGCACATCAGCAGGGATGTGGGGGCTCTCTTAGGGCATGGAGAGAGCGATGCTGCATCGAGAGGatgagcaaagcaaagggcTGCGGCTACCCTGCATGCCTGCCTGAGTCACCTCCCCACTGACAGAAAGATGAGCGAGGCACTGGCAGCCGGGTGCTGGCACATGGGAGCTGACGTAAGTGCTCTCCCTTCCCTGGCCcgagctgggctctgctggaaAATTCCAGCCTGGACACTGCAGTGTGCCAAGGTTGACGACACCTGGGCCCCCAGAGGCCAGCACCTCCCCAGGATGGCCTCATCCAGCCCCGACACCTCTCCACCAGGCACTCAGTTGGCCACGGTGCTCTCAGGCTCACCTCCATGTCCTGCTGCCGGCTCTGCAGGCCCTGCAGACCCGGGAGGTCCTTCTCACTTTTCACTGTAGTGAAACTCTTCTCTGCTTGGGCAGTGTCATGAGCCAGGGCCTTGGCTTCGCAACAAAGGGCCTCCAGGCGTGGGGACACCTCTGCCACCTgggtgggcaggaggagggagatgAGCCCCAGTGCAGCTGTagcagcacaggagggatgGGAATACCCTCCTGTTACAACACTGATCCCATCTGTGCCCCACAGGAACGAGTCAAGGTGCACTCCCCATCCCAACTAGGTGGTACATCCAGCTGTGGGTGGACAATGTGGGTGGCACCCCTCAGCCCTCGCGTCCCGTCTCCTACCAGGCGCTCCAGGCTTTCCGTCTCCGCTGCCACCTCCACAACCCGCTCACGCTCCTTCACCGCACTGTTCAGCATCtccacagcctcctgcagctctcccaaAGGACTGCTCACCTCGCTGTCTTCAGCCTGGGCCGAGAGCAGGGGAAAAGCCCTCTGCAAGCCATGATGCCTGCTCCCTGGCTGAAGCCAAGAGACACTGGGTGTGAGTGAAGTGGGGAGTTACCCTCTAAGCAGCCAGGCTGGAGAGGGGCCCCCTAGGGTCTCCCTGCCTGTCACAGACCAACCCTTGGGCTGGTCCATCCTCACTGCTCACCGCCGCAGGTCCCTGCCGGTTCCGTGACTCCTCCTCTTGCAGGTTCTGCAGGAACTCAGACAGCACCAAGGAGTCTCGCAGGTCAGCAGCTCGGCGCCGCAGTGCTGACTGTACTCGTGCCAGCCTATAGGGACACGTGTCTGACATGGGGGACAGGaccctctgcagctcctcaggtAGAGCTTCCATCTGCCTCCTTACCCACCCTGAGACCAGGGAGGACACAGCCCACCCTTGCTACTCACTTCTCCTCCACCATCTCCACCTTCCTCTGCATCTTCCTTGCTCCCTCGTGTTCCACAGATGTCTCGCTCGCTGCCTCCTCTCGCAGTGCCTGGAGCTTGAGGCTGCACAGCATGAGCTGCCTCTCCAGCCGGTCTGTCCCCTCCAGGTCCCGGCGCAGCTCTGTGGGACTTCGCATAGGGGCTGGCTCTGAGAGCGACCCGGCCACAGCTTGCAGCCATCGTTCAGCACGGTCCAGCTCCCCCACCAGCCTCAGTGcctgtggggacagcagggaggTAGGAACAGCCCCACCACTGGCTTTGAGACACCCAGGGGTACAGAGAGCCCTGCCATGGGTCCCAACATACAGGCGATGCTGCTCACCTTATCgatttcctgcagcactgcaccatTCTCCTGGTGCTTCTTCTGCAGGTCCTCCCACAGCTCACCCAGCTCCCGCAGCATGGCCTCTACCTGCGGGCTGCCCACTGCCTCCTGCCCCTCCTGGAGGGGAAACAGCGGTCAGGACAGCCCTGTCCAGTGACCCCCTGCTGCCCCGTGCCAGATGGGGCtcagccccagtgctggagctgtgatCCAGCATTGCCCTACCTGGCAGGCATCCTGCACCTGGGCTGCCATTGGCCGtgtgccctgctctgcttctgcctcTGCAGGGATTCTCTTCTTCCTGCAGGGAAAGGGCAGTCAAGCATGGGAAACCCCCTCCTTCAGGCTTCACTGGGAATGAAGGGTTTGGGACTGCCACGGGGTCCCCCGCAACCCAAGCACATTTGTGCCCCCTATGGAGGAACTTTAGATGCAAGCGACAAGCTGGGTCCTAGGAGGTGCCCCTCTGTTCCCATTCCACTGTCGACAGGTACCTCCCAAGCCCATACCTCTTGCtgtcccctcctgctgctgcaggtctgGGGCTGCTCCTTTCGCCTTGCACGTGCTCCACCATCTTCCTCGCCATGTCCTTCTGCACCTACGGCACAAAAGGACCCATACCTCCTTTGCCCAGCCCAAAGTGTGCTTAGCTTTGTATGATTGAGGGGCTCATTGCTATGGCTCTCTGTATCCCAACCCTGGCTGAGTGACAGGGTTTGGCCAACAACCAAATTCCCACAGGCTTGTTTgtctcc
Encoded proteins:
- the LOC107311341 gene encoding uncharacterized protein LOC107311341 — encoded protein: MSGSTARKVQPFTISTKLSVPKCAAEFSADPCPGIALASALDGRRGLRAGLEQRISLYLAQARAGPREQPRGTGTGTGPGGGGEEDRVSRGALARSIKRITLSNWHGGDAGAPRDRARAGGERNHNNNNSGAGTAHVKVFLRKDVDAEDEKHEAGSPRSAGFCSPMDRGSPFGMLAGAPPAAPHRESPRSKELVAARSSGQIAVGPPFVPEPSPPLAQFNREVLQAEGWVRGKLRDLKDGCDLQDWVQAAQTLQREMKDFENTLIKLNQMGEQLMCGPSPGTDAVRRQLLALQEQWQLLKQTAANQSRALGGLRSLQDFGRKAERLEAWIRSKEEKPSLAALLQESPDKIQLTRRILDLKQEEQQFQSLHEELNSLAQKLEKQGKSESRSISTRRKHLNKMWLRLQGTLKEHHEALQMALDVAAFLQQADALLDAIHAKWRSVCSVGKQGEAEIGRDQDVRDIASQVMMLDVTVSQLLSLQPSLAARVTAKHRDVKENWAQLQRALRNEKALALAPASSFPGSEAVAVITEPCGRVSVQESEGKNTGDRQKRGPGVTVQKDMARKMVEHVQGERSSPRPAAAGGDSKRKKRIPAEAEAEQGTRPMAAQVQDACQEGQEAVGSPQVEAMLRELGELWEDLQKKHQENGAVLQEIDKALRLVGELDRAERWLQAVAGSLSEPAPMRSPTELRRDLEGTDRLERQLMLCSLKLQALREEAASETSVEHEGARKMQRKVEMVEEKLARVQSALRRRAADLRDSLVLSEFLQNLQEEESRNRQGPAAPGSRHHGLQRAFPLLSAQAEDSEVSSPLGELQEAVEMLNSAVKERERVVEVAAETESLERLVAEVSPRLEALCCEAKALAHDTAQAEKSFTTVKSEKDLPGLQGLQSRQQDMEREVSEGLQGKLEELEKKASRLQELCPAHLCPIGREAQRTLQLWAELQELLQETRAHVQQAGQLRHFFRDYLAMISWTEDTRAQIFSESPSSHGLLEPQCEELERKIEGKLKEFEKLAAAGQQLVAEEHNLSAMIQERLEELQSMLGWVLVRWRAQRHQRDTGNKQEDRKDPESPLRASPAGQEQCAPCAQESILSQDRITLCSLPTPVPGPEPQVLVGAAGSLPALPVSDMPLRGEESWGELSNLGPPEEALAWDSSETSTLLLPPRGPSGLGGTVNLILSISKKGEKKKVQIEEAPRTAPQEESYGEKARKSSSTPQPAKRPPAASCRPPAPSTGTSPSSHTLPKAGAGSLFNSLQRRERARAEQARLLTLQGIMGSSSLQPPPEERRGPTNTWPLKCGRRKAAGAAPSPPLGELLLYVKNPLVRDIDAECGAAPRHPQPRCISPGSKPTCPQLALGSVLSLELPKDLGCLRDASAREERQGTGVQLWQPSCKARQQEEGTGGQSQDLGKTPKGEQGTWFEEVSFNPSYGRHKAWSLEEHGSPRQPSSAGEGILDSRPSRPAHVSSREWDMLATRSYRDGSPGSGTRHREAARLEPGPSPTGTAGRAGAVLSAACTSPAAPTQLSVFEWALGPPQPPSPALGSKVCHPPHGQFEEEEEELQAIWDGAGERRAPSHTACSPPSSDTSGGPLILSAANNVLVAKFTLPSAAQLLHSPPAEKSHGVTPCLEEPSSTAPLDSPSVWDRHRQREDEREGSKAAPGRVEFQMMEGTLERKHVLQAGGRKASCRTWGLFHAVLMRQTLCFYQDRRDSIKSSVVALPLNLSGAICTPDTEYMKKTNCFRLQLRDGSEYLLRAPSQPLMDEWVSKLQQNSGFPEVDYFQAATQCIESPRAAGGFNKVPSPGSPHLQGHHQAMTAKSPEIVVLPRSNTRLQQPLGTQDGPSDGTVAAEDVCGAASHAAGSREQQWSPRMSPGLWDNSCPDDDYGLVANKRRSYSFTSATYQKIVPVAVPQEPPEAGSSYSVTLYISEQAAAMPRARCHSFVARPGSPQDVLAEKIPRPKNKSVFKKFFGKKE